In Candidatus Devosia phytovorans, the DNA window CAGGGCGGGAAACCGGAAAACCATCCCCGTTCCCTATGCCGCTGTGTCAGGTTGACATGCGTCACCGCCTCGGGCGGCCAACGGTGCGCTGCCTTTTGCGTTCCACAACACAGATGTAGCGGATGATCGCAACCGATCTGCAACAAGATGGATCAGAGAAGGCTCTTCAGTTGAACACTGCTTGGGATGGGGGCTAAGGCATCGAAATCGCCGATGCGGGCAACATCTCGCAAAACCAGAGCATCATAGATCCGGCTACTCAAAAGGTGCCTTGTGCTCAATGGGCAGACCTGACCGGCTGGCAACGATGCGGTTTTCGATCAATTCTGTAGCCAGAAGTTTGACGGTTACCTCCGTCCCCTCGGCATCCAGAACCAGAGCTGTCGAGGAGTCTGCATCATCGCCCAGCACTCGTATGACCGTCCCCATTTGATTGCCTTCGACATCGTAGACGTCACTTCCGATTGCCTGCTCGACGGTGATGCCCAGTGCCGCTATCGAGGCCCGAGAATTGGCGAGTTCCACCAGCGGCGCGGGTTGCTGCGCCTGAACTGACGCGCAAAACGTCACCAGTGCCATCGCAACGACCAGTACTCTCATCGACCTTCTCCAACTTGGGAGGAGGCTAACTACCAGCTTGGCGTAGCGGTTCCTTTTTTGGCTCAGCATCCAGATTGGGGAAGCGGGGAATCCCGGAGCAACGTCAAGATGGCGGATGATCGAGCCAATGGCCAACCATGAACAATGGATCATCAGAGCGAGCGGAATGCGGTCCGCGCAGTTCTAGAAGTCAACCAATGAGATGGAATGGCGCGCCCGAAGAGATTCGAACTCCTGACCCCCAGATTCGTAGTCTGGTGCTCTATCCAGCTGAGCTACGGGCGCGCATGTCGTTTGGAACGACGGTTCAGGTGGGAGCGGTTCGCTCAACGTCCTGAAGCGGCGCAATCCATATAGGGGTGATCCGGGTTTGGCAAGCGTGGTGGTGACAGTTTTTTGTCAGTCCACAGGTGTCAGGCTTCAACCCTCAGATTTGCCGGCAAAATCAGGTCGAAGCGGGTGCCCCTGGGCTGGTCGACATAGACCAGCCTGCCGCCATGGGCTTCGGTGATCTCGCGGGCGATGGCGAGGCCGAGACCCGTGCCGCCGGCGCGGGCGGAACCCTCGAAGGCGACGAAAAGATTGTCTTTCGCCCTCGGCGGCAGGCCGGGGCCGTTGTCGGCGATGGTGAAGGTGATGGAATCGCCCTCCGCCTGCATGGTGACCGAGACTTCCGGGCTCACCTCGCCGGCCGGAGCCAGCTCGAGGGCTTCGCGGGCATTTTTCAACAGGTTGAGGAAGACGCGGCCGAGCTGGCTGGCGTCGGCCTCGAGCACCAGGTCATCCGGCGTGGTGTCGCTGAAGCGGATGCTGGGGTGCCCCATCAGCCGCGCGTCAAAGGCGGCGTCGTCGATCAGGGCGCGCATAGCGACCGGCGCCATGACCGGCAGGGCCGTGGTCTCTCGGCCATAGTCGAGCACGGACTGGGCAAAGCCGATGGCGCGATCGAGCGTGGTGACGAGGCGTGGCGCGAGGCGCTGTACCTTAGGATCATCGAGGGTCGCCACCTGGTCGGACAGGAGTTGCGCCGAGGTCAGGGTGTTGCGCAGGTCGTGGTTGATCTTGGCGACGGCGAGGCCGAGGTCGGCCAGATGCCGGCGATGGCGCAGCATGGTGAAAAGGTCTGATTCCATGGCCGCGAGCTCGCGCTCGACGATGCCGATCTCGTCGCGACGGGCGGAGGGCGTGATGACGAGGCTGGCGTTTTCCGGCGCCTGGCGGAAGGCGAGGATGTTCTGCGTCAGGCGGCGGACAGGATAGATGAAGAGATAGGAGGCCAGCAGGTACAGCGCCACGGCGGTAATGGCGGCAATGGACAGCGAGACGAAGCCGATCTGGCGCGAATAGGCCAGCATTTCCTGGCGCAGCGGGCGCTCCGACATAAGGATTTCGACGGCGCTTTCGTTGAGGTCGCCTTCGCCAACGATGCGCAGGGTCCGGCCCGGGCCGGCAAACAGCGTATCGAGCGCACCCATGATCAGGCTTGGGAGATCGCGCTGGCGCATGTCGGCAGTGACGACAACATCGGGCGTGATGGGATTGGCCAGTTCGATCAGCTGGCTCTGGCCCTCGCGGCGATAGACGATGGCATTGGCGCCGGCCGAGGTCAGCAGGCGATCGGTCAGGTTGCGCGGCAGGGCCATGACATCGGGCACGGCATCGAGCACGCGGGCCGCCACGACGCCGACGCGCAGGCGGTCATCGAGCCAGCTGGCGCGGTAATTGGCGAGCGAGGGGAGATAGACCACGATTTCGACCAGAAGTATCACCGCCATGATGGTGGCGATGAGCTTGATCGAAAGGCCGGAGAACCGGCCGGGCAGGACGCTGCGTTCGGCTGTCATATCGCCTTATTATAGGGAAAGCAGTGCTTTGCGTAAGCCCCTGTGGGGCACGCTCTAGCCGCGAAATTTCTTGAGAAGCGACAGGGTTTTCGCCTGGGGCTGGGTGGCGGCAAACTGCTCGGCGAGATCGACCAGCGCCGCGGCGAGGCTTGCGGGCGGCAAAGCGAGGTTTTTCAGATCGGGCAGGCGCGGCCCCACAAGCGCCAGAAGGCTGGCCAGCTCCCCTGCCCCGGAACCGACGGCGCCGAAGCTGGCGACAGAGCCCCTGGCATCGACCACGGCCCGGACAACGCCGGTGGCGCTGATGGCCCGGCCGGCATCGGTTTCAGCGAGATTGGCGCGCAAGACGGTCTGGCCAGGGCGCAGTTTTTCATCGCGCGGCAGGAGGCCAAGCTGGGCGAGCGGGGGGCTGGTATTGACGAGGCGGGACACCTGGAAAGGGTCGAGCCGCCCATGGCCCTGGCCGGTCAGGCGATCGAGCAGCAGCTGGGCCTGGCGCAGGCCGAGATGGGGGGCATCCTCGCCGGCGGCGCCGCCAATGGCACTCAGGACCTTGCTGGAGCTCTGCCCCTCGACCCCGAGCAGCAGAGCGCCAGTATCCTTGCGGTCGCGCCTGAGCTTGGCTGCATCGAGCACGCTGGCATCGAGATCGGGCTCATTGCCCATGGCGACGAGAATGTGGGAGACGTCGAGTTTTTCCTCACTGCCGGCGCGGATCAGGGAGACGCCCGTACCCTGGCTGCGTGGCTGGATGGCGGTGACCTCGGCGTCGTCGAGCACCGTCAGGCCCTCCTCGCGCAGATGGCGGAGGAGAACCGCGACCAGTTCGGGATCAAAACCGGGCAGCAGTCCGCCCTGGGGCACCAGCGTCACCATGGAGCCGAGGCGCTGATAGGCCTGGGCCAGTTCGAAGGCCACGGGCGTGCCGCCGATAACCACGAGGTGGCTCAGCTTGCGCAGGTTGTCGGCAATGGTCTCGGGCGTGAAATATTTGACCTGGTCGAGGCCGGGCAGTGCCGGAATGGAAGGGGTGGCGCCGGTCGCAAGGACAAAGTGTCTGGCGCGGACCGTGGTTTCGCCGCAGCGCAGGGTTTTGGGATCGGTGAAGCTCGCCTCGTCCGACAGGAGCGTGATGCCGAGTGCCGTCAGGCGCTCATCGGTGTCGCGCGGGGCAACGGCATCGGCAATGGCTGTGGCGCGCTCGCCAATGCTGCGGAAATTGGGCTTGGGGTCGGCATTGTTCATGCCCAGCGTGCCGGCGGTGCGGATGGCATGGGCGCGGTTGGCGCTGGCGATGAAGGCGGCGCGGCGCAGGGCGCCGGCGGTCGGGTCATTGGCTTCGTCGCGCGGGCGCGGCAGCAGCGTCACCTCAAGACCGCGCTGGCGCGCGAGAATGGCGAGGCGAGTGCCAAGGGCGCCCGCGCCGATGACGCAAAGATCGGGTTTGAGGATTTCTGCCATGACCACCGGCGGTCTATTAGACTATTGGTGGACTTATGGGGTGATCCGCCGTGCAAAACAACGGGGGAAGGGTTGCAAGGAAGGTGCCCATGGCGCGTTGACTTGGGCTCGAGTTTTCCCTATAGACGCCACCAACCCGCACCGTGGGCGCCCAGCGCTCGGCGTGTGTCTGAAATTTCCTGCTTGTGCAGAGCCAAACTAGAGGAACCGTGCCCGGCGCGGTTTGATGTCATGAAGCGTACTTATCAGCCGTCCAAGCTCGTGCGTGCCCGCCGTCACGGTTTCCGTGCCCGCATGGCCACCAAGGACGGCCGTGCGATCATCAACAAGCGCCGTCGCGACGGCCGCAAGAAGCTCACGGCCTAAGGCCACGTGGCCGTATGACGGCCATCGAGCACAGTCCTGACGCCCTGCGTCGGCTGATCAAGCGAAGCCAGTTTCAAAGGGCTGCCCGGGGCAATCGCGCCGGGCGCTCTGCGTTTGGGCTGCAGATGATCGCCGCCGAAGAGGCGCAGCCCGGTATCGGTTTTACCGTGACCAAGAAAACCGGCAATTCTCCAGAGCGCAATCGCATAAAACGTCGTCTTCGGGCGGCTGTGACAGCATGCGCGCGTGACTTTGTGCCCCACCATGACTATGTGCTGGTCGGACGGCGTGAAGCGCTGACAGAACCCTTTACGAAGCTTGTTTCGGACCTGGGCGCGTTGATCACGCGCGTGCACACGCCAAGGTCCCCCGACGAGCGCTCTTCTTCCGGCCGCGGCCCACGGAAACCGAGATAATGGAAAACAATCGCAACATAATCCTGGCCATCGTGCTCAGCATGATCGTGCTGTTCGGCTGGCAGTTCTTCGTTGCCGGGCCGCAGATGGAACGCGCCCAGCAGCAGGCGCAGCTTGCGAATGAACAGGCCGCAGCGGCCGATCCGGGTCTGGCCACGCCAGCAACGCCGGGCGCTCCGGGACAGGCTGCAGCGCCGGCCGCCAATACCGGCACGCAGACCTATGCCAGCCGCGATGAAGCCATTGCCGCCAGCGCCCGCGTCTCGATCGATACGCCGGACCTGTCGGGCTCGATCAACCTGACCGGCGCGCTGATCGATGACCTGCGCCTCAAGCAGTATCGCGAGACGGTGGACGAAACCTCCCCGATCATCACCCTATTGACCCCGGCTGGCGTGCCCAATGCCTATTTCGCCGAAGAAGGCTGGCTGCCGGTTGCCGGCAATTCCATTGCCGTGCCGACCGCACAGACCGTCTGGACCGTCGAGGGCGCCAACACGGCGCTGACCGCTACGACCCCGGTGACGCTGGTCTGGGACAATGGCGCGGGCCTCACTTTCCGCCGCACCATTTCGGTGGACGAGCACTATCTCTTCACCGTCAGCCAGGCGATCGACAACCAGTCGGGCGGCGATGTGGCGCTCTATCCCTATGCGCGCGTCACCCGCCACAACACGCCCCATGTCGCCAATTTCTTCATCCAGCATGAAGGCCCGCATGGCGTGCTGGGCTCGAACAACCTGATTTCCAAGAAATACACCGACCTGCAGCATGACCAGGTCGCGCGCTTTGACAATACGACGGGCTGGCTCGGCTTTTCCGACAAGTATTGGGCAACCGCCGCGCTGCCGCCTGCCGGCACCGGCATCAATGCCCAGTTCACCTGGAAGAATTCGGCTGGCTATGACGACTACCAGACCTCCTATGTCGAGACTGCACCGGTCGTGATCGCCGCTGGCGCCAGTGCCACGCGCGAGAGCTATCTGTTTGCCGGCGCCAAGGAAGAATCGGTCATCACCGCGCTGCAGCAGCAGTATAGCTTTGACCGCTTCGACCTGCTGATCGACTGGGGCTGGCTGTGGTTCATCACCAAGCCGATGTATTTCCTGCTCACCTTCCTTAATGGCATCATCGGCAATTTCGGCCTCGCCGTGCTGGCAGTGACGGTTATCGTCAAGGCGCTGTTCTTCCCGCTGGCCAGCCGCTCCTATGCCTCGATGGCCGCGATGCGCCGCGTGCAGCCGGAAATGAAGTCGATCCAGGAGCGCCTCAAGGAGGATCGTCCGGCCCAGCAGGCCGCGATGATGGAGCTCTACAAGAAGGAAAAGATCAATCCGCTCAGCGGTTGCTGGCCGGTGCTGATCCAGATCCCCGTGTTCTTCGCGCTCTATACCGTCATCTTCATCAGCCTCGACATGCGCCATGCGCCGTTCTTTGGCTGGATCCAGGATCTGGCTGCGCCCGATCCGACCAATATCTTCACGCTGTTCGGCCTGATCCCGTGGAATCCCACGGTGGTTCCGATCATCGGCTCGTTCCTGCACCTGGGCGTGTGGCCGGTGATCATGGGCATCACCATGTGGGTGCAGATGAAGCTCAATCCGCCGCCGCCGGATCCGACCCAGGCGATGATCTTCAACTACATGCCGATCATCTTCACCTTCATGCTGGGCACATTCCCGGCGGGTCTGGTGATCTACTGGGCCTGGAACAATACGCTGTCGGTGACCCAGCAGTGGTTCATCATGAAACGCCACGGCGTGGAGGTGAACCTGATCGGCAATATCCTCGACACCTTCCGCAAGAAGAAGCCGGCGGAAGAAGCAGCCAAGTCCTGATCGCCACACGGCCAGGATCATGTTACAGCCCGCCGGACCATCCGGCGGGCTTATTGTTTGGAGCAGACCCATGAGCGAGATCGACTACCCAACCGACATGATCGAGCGCGGCCGCCTGCTGTTTGCCCGTCCGTTCCTCTTCATCAAGGGCTGCGTGCGCATCGCCGACCTGCCGCCGATGGACAAGGTGGAAATCTCCTTTGCTGGACGCTCCAATGTCGGCAAGTCGAGCCTGATCAACGCGCTCTGCGGCACGTCGAGCCTGGCGCGTACCTCCAATACGCCCGGCCGCACGCAGGAGCTCAATATCTTCGAGAGCCAGAGCGAAGACCTGCGCATCGTCGACATGCCCGGCTATGGCTATGCCAAGGCGCCGGAAGACAAGGTGCGGCAGTGGACCAAGCTGATCCATCAGTATCTGACCGGCCGCTCGACGCTGCGCCGCGTCTATGTGCTGGTCGATGGGCGTCATGGCCCCAAGGACAATGACCTGACCGTCATGAACGAGCTCGACAAGGCCGCCGTCAGCTATCAGGTGGTTCTGACGAAAGCCGACAAGCCGGGCGCGGCCGAATTGCAGAAAGTGATCGCGGCGACGCAGGCGGCCATCCTCAAGCGCCCTGCCGCGCATCCGCATGTGATCCTGACCTCATCGCTCAAGGGCGATGGCCTGAAAGAATTGCGCACAGAAATCGCCATGCTGCTGGAAAGCTGAGACGGCAGACGCGATTGGGGTTGTCTGCACGCTGGTGCCACAACCACGATGTCACCCCGGCCTTGAGCCGGGGCCCATCCCGAGATCACGCCACAGCCGCAAGGTGGTGGCAAACACATCGACCTGGCGGCAAGACATACATCTCAGGATGGGCCCCGGCTCAAGGCCGGGATGACATCGCGTGTGTGGAAGCGGTGGCGCCCTCTACGCAGCCCGGCGAGAATCCGATGGCTTGCGCCCGTCGATATTGAACACCGCGACGATTCCGTCGAGCGACTCGGCCTGATGTTCGGTCTGCTCGATGGCGGCATTGGTCTGTTCCACCAGCGCGGCATTGTGCTGGGTGATCTCGTCGAGCTGCCGCACGGCGACATTGACCTCGTCGATGGCGACGGCCTGTTCGCGGCTGGCCTCGGTGATCTGATTGATCAACGCCGCACTCTGGGTGACCGAGCTGTTGAGCGCGGCAATGCGCTGGCCGATCTGCAGCACGACCTGCGTACCTGACTTGACCTCGCTGGCCGAGACATCGATCAACTGCTTGATATCGGCAGATGCCGAGGCGGCGGATTGCGCCAGGCGACGCACTTCCACGGCCACCACCGCAAAACCCTTGCCGGCATCGCCCGCGCGGGCAGCTTCGACCGAAGCGTTGAGCGCCAGGAGATTGGTCTGGAAGGCGATGTCGTCGATCAGCTTGACGATGTTCGAGATTTTGGCCGAGGAAGTGGAAATCTGCTCCATGGCCCGCGATGCGGTTTCCATGGCGACGCCGCTTTCGACGGCAATGCGCGAGGCTTCGGCGACCGAGCGATTGGCCTCGCCGGCACGGGTGGCATTGGCGCTGACGGTGACCGACAGCTGTTCCACACTGGCCGAGGTTTGCTCAACCATGGCGGCCTGACGGCTGGTGCGCTCGGCCAGGTCGTTGGAGCCAGCCAGAATCTCGCCGGTCGCGGTCTTGAGGCGGCCGGAGGTCTGCTGCAGATTACCCATGACAGCGGCCATGCGTTCGGCAACAGCATTGGTATTGTCGCGCAGGGCGGCAAAGGCGCCGGTGAAATTGCCCGCAACGCGGGCGCTGAGATCAGCCTTGGCCAGCGCGGAGAGGACCTCGCCCGTTCCTGTCAGGCCGTGGTCAAGCGCCTCGAGCAAGACATTCACTTCGGTTGCCAGCTGGCGCAGCTCGACCTGATCATAGTTGTTGTCGATACGGCCGGTCAGCTCGCCGGCCATAACGGCGCGAAGCGTCGTCTGCAGATCATCGGTCAGCCGGTCGGCGGCATGCTGGCGCAGACCGGCCTCGGCGTCGCGCTGGCGTTCGTTTTCCTGCATGGCGGCCTGTTCGACCAGGGCCGTGCGGAAACCTTCGAGAGCTTTGAACATGATCGTCAGCTCGTCGGCAGCCTTCTGGATTGGGATCTGGACATCGGTGTTGCCGGCAGCCAGCTCGGCCGTCAGATCGACCAGCGTCCCAAGCCGGGCGGAGACAACCCTTTGGAACAGGATAAAGACACTGAGACAACCGGCAGCGGCAGAGGCGCCGGCCAGGGCAAGCGGCACCAGCACCGTCATATTGTCCTGCGTGAGAAGCTGGTAAATCGCCCAACCGCCAAACAGGATGACCAGGGCACCGAAGCCGAGAAAGGCAGCGACGAGTTTCTGCGTGATGGAAAAATTGCGGTAGTCAAACATGGCGGGAAATACTGACGCTTCAATAAACGCCCGCACCATGCGCCAGCAGGGTTAATAGATGCTTGATGCGAACCAATCCCGCCCGTGACAGATCAGCGCGTGGTGCAAGCAACCCAGCGGCGCAGGATTTCGGGCAGGACGTCCGACTTTTCCTTGAGATCAGCAGCATCCTTGAATGTCACGACACCGCGGTCGGGCGCAGCCCAGGCGATGATCCGGTCGGGATCCTCGAAGCGGAAGAAATCGTCAGCGCCGGCCTTGGCGCCACGATGCAGGATCAGCTGCAGGCGATCGCCGGGGTGGATGCGCATGGTCAGGCGATCATCACCGAGACCAAAACTGGGGGCATTCCACTTGATGGCTTCGTCGAGCCCGGG includes these proteins:
- the yidC gene encoding membrane protein insertase YidC; this translates as MENNRNIILAIVLSMIVLFGWQFFVAGPQMERAQQQAQLANEQAAAADPGLATPATPGAPGQAAAPAANTGTQTYASRDEAIAASARVSIDTPDLSGSINLTGALIDDLRLKQYRETVDETSPIITLLTPAGVPNAYFAEEGWLPVAGNSIAVPTAQTVWTVEGANTALTATTPVTLVWDNGAGLTFRRTISVDEHYLFTVSQAIDNQSGGDVALYPYARVTRHNTPHVANFFIQHEGPHGVLGSNNLISKKYTDLQHDQVARFDNTTGWLGFSDKYWATAALPPAGTGINAQFTWKNSAGYDDYQTSYVETAPVVIAAGASATRESYLFAGAKEESVITALQQQYSFDRFDLLIDWGWLWFITKPMYFLLTFLNGIIGNFGLAVLAVTVIVKALFFPLASRSYASMAAMRRVQPEMKSIQERLKEDRPAQQAAMMELYKKEKINPLSGCWPVLIQIPVFFALYTVIFISLDMRHAPFFGWIQDLAAPDPTNIFTLFGLIPWNPTVVPIIGSFLHLGVWPVIMGITMWVQMKLNPPPPDPTQAMIFNYMPIIFTFMLGTFPAGLVIYWAWNNTLSVTQQWFIMKRHGVEVNLIGNILDTFRKKKPAEEAAKS
- a CDS encoding DUF1801 domain-containing protein, with the protein product MAVAEKLSVVDIYMDRLQHGRKAEIETLRHLILDAVPGLDEAIKWNAPSFGLGDDRLTMRIHPGDRLQLILHRGAKAGADDFFRFEDPDRIIAWAAPDRGVVTFKDAADLKEKSDVLPEILRRWVACTTR
- the rpmH gene encoding 50S ribosomal protein L34 translates to MKRTYQPSKLVRARRHGFRARMATKDGRAIINKRRRDGRKKLTA
- a CDS encoding FAD-dependent oxidoreductase; the encoded protein is MAEILKPDLCVIGAGALGTRLAILARQRGLEVTLLPRPRDEANDPTAGALRRAAFIASANRAHAIRTAGTLGMNNADPKPNFRSIGERATAIADAVAPRDTDERLTALGITLLSDEASFTDPKTLRCGETTVRARHFVLATGATPSIPALPGLDQVKYFTPETIADNLRKLSHLVVIGGTPVAFELAQAYQRLGSMVTLVPQGGLLPGFDPELVAVLLRHLREEGLTVLDDAEVTAIQPRSQGTGVSLIRAGSEEKLDVSHILVAMGNEPDLDASVLDAAKLRRDRKDTGALLLGVEGQSSSKVLSAIGGAAGEDAPHLGLRQAQLLLDRLTGQGHGRLDPFQVSRLVNTSPPLAQLGLLPRDEKLRPGQTVLRANLAETDAGRAISATGVVRAVVDARGSVASFGAVGSGAGELASLLALVGPRLPDLKNLALPPASLAAALVDLAEQFAATQPQAKTLSLLKKFRG
- a CDS encoding methyl-accepting chemotaxis protein codes for the protein MFDYRNFSITQKLVAAFLGFGALVILFGGWAIYQLLTQDNMTVLVPLALAGASAAAGCLSVFILFQRVVSARLGTLVDLTAELAAGNTDVQIPIQKAADELTIMFKALEGFRTALVEQAAMQENERQRDAEAGLRQHAADRLTDDLQTTLRAVMAGELTGRIDNNYDQVELRQLATEVNVLLEALDHGLTGTGEVLSALAKADLSARVAGNFTGAFAALRDNTNAVAERMAAVMGNLQQTSGRLKTATGEILAGSNDLAERTSRQAAMVEQTSASVEQLSVTVSANATRAGEANRSVAEASRIAVESGVAMETASRAMEQISTSSAKISNIVKLIDDIAFQTNLLALNASVEAARAGDAGKGFAVVAVEVRRLAQSAASASADIKQLIDVSASEVKSGTQVVLQIGQRIAALNSSVTQSAALINQITEASREQAVAIDEVNVAVRQLDEITQHNAALVEQTNAAIEQTEHQAESLDGIVAVFNIDGRKPSDSRRAA
- the yihA gene encoding ribosome biogenesis GTP-binding protein YihA/YsxC, which gives rise to MSEIDYPTDMIERGRLLFARPFLFIKGCVRIADLPPMDKVEISFAGRSNVGKSSLINALCGTSSLARTSNTPGRTQELNIFESQSEDLRIVDMPGYGYAKAPEDKVRQWTKLIHQYLTGRSTLRRVYVLVDGRHGPKDNDLTVMNELDKAAVSYQVVLTKADKPGAAELQKVIAATQAAILKRPAAHPHVILTSSLKGDGLKELRTEIAMLLES
- the rnpA gene encoding ribonuclease P protein component; the encoded protein is MTAIEHSPDALRRLIKRSQFQRAARGNRAGRSAFGLQMIAAEEAQPGIGFTVTKKTGNSPERNRIKRRLRAAVTACARDFVPHHDYVLVGRREALTEPFTKLVSDLGALITRVHTPRSPDERSSSGRGPRKPR
- a CDS encoding HAMP domain-containing sensor histidine kinase — protein: MTAERSVLPGRFSGLSIKLIATIMAVILLVEIVVYLPSLANYRASWLDDRLRVGVVAARVLDAVPDVMALPRNLTDRLLTSAGANAIVYRREGQSQLIELANPITPDVVVTADMRQRDLPSLIMGALDTLFAGPGRTLRIVGEGDLNESAVEILMSERPLRQEMLAYSRQIGFVSLSIAAITAVALYLLASYLFIYPVRRLTQNILAFRQAPENASLVITPSARRDEIGIVERELAAMESDLFTMLRHRRHLADLGLAVAKINHDLRNTLTSAQLLSDQVATLDDPKVQRLAPRLVTTLDRAIGFAQSVLDYGRETTALPVMAPVAMRALIDDAAFDARLMGHPSIRFSDTTPDDLVLEADASQLGRVFLNLLKNAREALELAPAGEVSPEVSVTMQAEGDSITFTIADNGPGLPPRAKDNLFVAFEGSARAGGTGLGLAIAREITEAHGGRLVYVDQPRGTRFDLILPANLRVEA